In Agromyces archimandritae, one genomic interval encodes:
- a CDS encoding MFS transporter — protein MSDEPPPRRRFVDLSPLRASPAFARLWIGSAVSGIGAQLTIVAVGLQIYELTASTLAVGLVGGIALLPMIVAGIWGGMLADAFDRRRVLIVSAVVAWASTAGLVVLAAVEAGRDPAEADVWPFYVFTTINTVSATIMGATRTAVIPRLLPPRLVSRAAALGGIAIGAQLTVGPALAGVLVAAVGFPITFAVDVVLFSAGFLGIVSLPRLTPEGATTKPGLASIREGVAFLRRAPNIRMSFLVDIVAMTFGRPFVLFPAVGAVAIGGGPVTVGILTAAAAAGTFLASLFSGPVGHVRRYGVAIGRAIQLYGLFVAAFGLVVLGGVTGLFGPVGPSFGEASPVALTLAAVALAGTGASDEVSAIFRSTMLLTAAPDAMRGRLQGVFTVVVGGGPRLGDLYAGITATAIALWFPPLAGGLAIIALIAVLLRVQPSFRAYDAMHPTP, from the coding sequence GTGAGCGACGAACCACCCCCGAGACGCCGCTTCGTCGACCTCAGCCCGCTCCGCGCCTCCCCCGCCTTCGCCCGGCTCTGGATCGGCTCGGCCGTCTCCGGCATCGGGGCGCAGTTGACGATCGTCGCCGTGGGCCTCCAGATCTACGAGCTCACGGCATCCACCCTCGCCGTCGGCCTCGTCGGCGGCATCGCCCTCCTGCCCATGATCGTCGCCGGCATCTGGGGCGGCATGCTCGCCGACGCCTTCGACCGGCGGCGCGTGCTCATCGTCTCCGCCGTCGTCGCCTGGGCGAGCACCGCCGGGCTCGTCGTGCTCGCCGCCGTCGAAGCCGGCCGCGACCCCGCCGAGGCCGATGTCTGGCCGTTCTACGTGTTCACGACGATCAACACCGTCTCGGCCACCATCATGGGCGCCACCCGCACCGCCGTCATCCCCCGCCTGCTGCCGCCCCGGCTCGTCTCCCGCGCCGCCGCGCTCGGCGGCATCGCGATCGGCGCGCAACTGACCGTCGGCCCCGCGCTCGCCGGCGTGCTCGTGGCCGCCGTCGGCTTCCCCATCACCTTCGCCGTCGACGTCGTGCTCTTCAGCGCCGGATTCCTCGGCATCGTCTCGCTCCCCCGCCTTACGCCCGAAGGAGCCACGACGAAGCCCGGGCTCGCGTCGATCCGCGAAGGCGTCGCCTTCCTCCGTCGCGCCCCCAACATCCGCATGAGCTTCCTCGTCGACATCGTCGCGATGACCTTCGGGCGGCCGTTCGTGCTCTTCCCCGCCGTCGGTGCGGTCGCGATCGGCGGCGGGCCGGTGACCGTCGGCATCCTCACCGCGGCCGCGGCGGCCGGCACCTTCCTCGCGAGCCTCTTCAGCGGGCCCGTCGGGCACGTCCGCCGCTACGGCGTCGCGATCGGCCGAGCGATCCAGCTCTACGGCCTCTTCGTCGCCGCCTTCGGCCTCGTCGTCCTCGGCGGCGTCACCGGCCTCTTCGGGCCCGTCGGGCCCTCGTTCGGCGAGGCGAGCCCCGTGGCCCTCACCCTGGCCGCCGTCGCCCTGGCCGGCACCGGCGCGAGCGACGAGGTGAGCGCCATCTTCCGCTCCACGATGCTGCTGACCGCCGCCCCCGACGCCATGCGCGGCCGCCTGCAGGGCGTGTTCACCGTCGTCGTCGGCGGCGGCCCGCGGCTCGGCGATCTCTACGCCGGCATCACCGCCACCGCGATCGCGCTGTGGTTCCCGCCGCTGGCCGGCGGGCTCGCGATCATCGCGCTCATCGCCGTCCTGCTGCGCGTGCAGCCCTCGTTCCGCGCCTACGACGCGATGCACCCGACGCCCTGA
- a CDS encoding DUF1648 domain-containing protein yields the protein MTGPDRTVPRFLAAALGIPVVLIVAALVSQLLLLPQLPDPVAIHWGPSGAPDGFAPAWATPLTTLLAGLGLPALLALSVLPALLRGDRGPSYRFMGATAAGLAALLAVLGTGTLWIQAGLDDAANATGIAVPLIAGFVAAAAFGVLAWFIQPAAEIHRATAADATALELGGEERAVWIRETSMPLGAIIAIAATVLVIAAAAVVAWTQAPAYAAWMLTAVAILLAVLVSTSIVFRVRVDEHGFTVASIVGFPRSHVALDDVESVSVVTVNPMGEFGGWGIRYAPGRFGYVLRTGPAIEVGRRGRSSLVVTVDDAETGAALLQALVARSHP from the coding sequence ATGACCGGCCCTGACCGCACCGTCCCCCGCTTCCTCGCCGCCGCCCTCGGCATCCCCGTCGTCCTCATCGTCGCCGCCCTCGTCTCCCAGCTCCTGCTGCTGCCCCAGCTGCCCGATCCGGTCGCGATCCACTGGGGCCCGAGCGGTGCGCCCGACGGCTTCGCGCCGGCCTGGGCGACCCCGCTGACCACCCTCCTCGCCGGCCTCGGCCTGCCCGCCCTCCTCGCCCTGAGCGTGCTGCCCGCACTACTCCGCGGCGACCGCGGCCCGAGCTACCGGTTCATGGGCGCGACGGCCGCGGGCCTCGCCGCCCTCCTCGCCGTGCTCGGCACCGGAACCCTGTGGATCCAGGCCGGCCTCGACGACGCGGCGAACGCCACCGGCATCGCCGTGCCGCTCATCGCCGGCTTCGTCGCCGCTGCCGCCTTCGGCGTGCTCGCCTGGTTCATCCAGCCGGCCGCCGAGATCCACCGCGCCACCGCGGCCGACGCGACGGCCCTCGAACTCGGCGGCGAAGAACGGGCCGTGTGGATCCGCGAAACCTCGATGCCCCTCGGCGCGATCATCGCGATCGCCGCGACCGTGCTCGTCATCGCCGCGGCCGCCGTCGTGGCCTGGACCCAGGCGCCCGCCTACGCCGCCTGGATGCTCACGGCCGTCGCGATCCTCCTCGCCGTCCTCGTCTCGACCTCCATCGTCTTCCGCGTGCGCGTCGACGAACACGGGTTCACCGTCGCCTCGATCGTCGGCTTCCCCCGCTCGCACGTCGCCCTCGACGACGTCGAATCGGTCTCGGTCGTCACCGTGAACCCGATGGGCGAGTTCGGCGGCTGGGGCATCCGCTACGCGCCGGGCCGCTTCGGCTACGTCCTCCGCACCGGGCCCGCGATCGAGGTGGGCCGCCGGGGCCGCAGCTCGCTCGTCGTCACCGTCGACGACGCCGAGACCGGCGCCGCCCTCCTCCAGGCGCTCGTCGCGCGCTCGCACCCGTAA
- a CDS encoding GntR family transcriptional regulator, with protein sequence MLVRIDPASEVPIFAQLAASVRADAAAGRIRPGDRLPAAREVAASLGINVHTVLHAYQELRDEGLLELRRGRGAVATETAAALTELQRDIHDLTRRARALGLAPDTLAALVKEIADDRP encoded by the coding sequence ATGCTCGTCCGTATCGACCCCGCGAGCGAAGTACCGATCTTCGCGCAGCTGGCGGCATCCGTCCGCGCGGATGCCGCCGCCGGCCGCATCCGGCCCGGAGACCGCCTGCCCGCCGCCCGCGAGGTCGCCGCATCCCTCGGCATCAACGTCCACACCGTGCTGCACGCCTACCAGGAGCTGCGCGACGAAGGCCTCCTCGAACTCCGCCGCGGACGCGGCGCCGTGGCCACCGAGACCGCAGCGGCTCTCACCGAACTGCAGCGCGACATCCACGACCTGACCCGCCGGGCGCGAGCGCTCGGCCTCGCCCCCGACACCCTCGCCGCCCTCGTGAAGGAGATCGCCGATGACCGGCCCTGA
- a CDS encoding MFS transporter produces the protein MPDQNAPLIRHTGVAYFPTAFLARFPFAMMVVGVLTLVVEARGSVGLGGLTSAMVGIGTACLGPLIGAAADRFGQRPVVLAAGLVNGLLLGAFAWIVYSPAPEAGVLAAAFLVGATAPQVAPMSRARLVGIIGTRVGPARRGRTFERTMSYESAADETVFVFGPFLVGILAASLGPWAPIVGAGILEVVFVTAFALHPSGRLAVGGDGTRPTSPARELAHPAILVVVTGILGVGFFFGTMLTSLTAFMADRGVGEQAGLVYGVMGIGSAAFALGVALLPARFTKRWRWIAFGALMLAGTLVLPAVGDIAGITAALAVIGIGIGPVLVTQYALGAERSPAGRSATVMTMLGSAVIVGQSLAAAATGWVAEQFGTGAALTMPIIAAAIVVAAGVANAAITGTSRPAPAEAGR, from the coding sequence ATGCCGGACCAGAACGCTCCGCTCATCCGCCACACCGGCGTCGCCTACTTCCCGACGGCGTTCCTCGCCAGGTTCCCGTTCGCCATGATGGTCGTCGGCGTCCTCACCCTCGTCGTCGAAGCCCGCGGATCCGTCGGCCTCGGCGGCCTCACCTCGGCGATGGTCGGCATCGGCACGGCCTGCCTCGGCCCGCTCATCGGCGCTGCGGCCGACCGCTTCGGGCAGCGCCCCGTCGTGCTCGCCGCCGGTCTCGTCAACGGGCTCCTGCTCGGTGCCTTCGCGTGGATCGTGTACAGCCCGGCGCCGGAGGCCGGCGTGCTGGCCGCGGCCTTCCTCGTCGGCGCCACGGCCCCGCAGGTCGCCCCGATGTCGCGCGCCCGCCTCGTCGGCATCATCGGAACGCGCGTCGGCCCGGCGCGCCGCGGCCGCACCTTCGAACGCACCATGTCCTACGAGTCGGCCGCCGACGAGACGGTGTTCGTCTTCGGCCCCTTCCTCGTCGGCATCCTCGCCGCCTCGCTCGGCCCGTGGGCTCCGATCGTCGGCGCCGGCATCCTCGAAGTCGTCTTCGTCACCGCCTTCGCCCTGCACCCGAGCGGCCGGCTGGCCGTCGGCGGCGACGGCACGCGGCCCACGAGCCCCGCCCGCGAGCTCGCACATCCGGCGATCCTCGTCGTCGTCACCGGCATCCTCGGCGTCGGCTTCTTCTTCGGCACCATGCTCACCTCGCTCACCGCGTTCATGGCCGACCGCGGCGTCGGCGAGCAGGCCGGCCTCGTCTACGGCGTCATGGGCATCGGCTCGGCCGCCTTCGCCCTCGGCGTGGCGCTGCTGCCGGCGCGCTTCACGAAACGGTGGCGGTGGATCGCCTTCGGCGCGCTCATGCTCGCCGGCACCCTCGTGCTCCCCGCCGTCGGCGACATCGCCGGGATCACCGCCGCCCTGGCCGTCATCGGCATCGGCATCGGCCCCGTCCTCGTCACCCAGTACGCCCTCGGCGCCGAACGGAGCCCCGCCGGCCGCTCGGCGACCGTCATGACCATGCTCGGCTCGGCGGTCATCGTCGGCCAGTCGCTCGCGGCCGCCGCGACCGGATGGGTGGCCGAGCAGTTCGGGACGGGCGCGGCCCTCACGATGCCGATCATCGCGGCCGCGATCGTCGTCGCCGCAGGCGTCGCCAACGCCGCGATCACCGGGACGAGCCGCCCGGCGCCGGCGGAGGCCGGGCGCTGA
- the pyrR gene encoding bifunctional pyr operon transcriptional regulator/uracil phosphoribosyltransferase PyrR: protein MALARTVLNESDIQRALTRISHEILESNRGTEGLVVLGIPTRGVDLARRIAGIIRRIEPGSELEAGSLDVTMYRDDLSRTRTRTPSPTSLPPGGIDGRTVVLVDDVLYSGRTIRAAFDALADLGRARAVRLAVLVDRGHREFPIRADFVGKNLPSSTRERINVRLAEIDGEDAVTIEEAGA from the coding sequence GTGGCTTTGGCGCGCACTGTGCTGAACGAATCCGACATCCAGCGGGCGCTGACCCGCATCTCGCACGAGATCCTCGAATCCAATCGCGGCACCGAGGGGCTCGTCGTCCTCGGCATCCCGACCCGCGGCGTCGACCTGGCCCGCCGCATCGCCGGCATCATCCGCCGCATCGAGCCCGGTTCCGAGCTCGAAGCCGGCTCGCTCGACGTCACCATGTACCGGGACGACCTCTCGCGCACCCGCACGCGCACCCCCTCGCCGACCTCGCTGCCGCCCGGCGGCATCGACGGCAGGACCGTCGTCCTCGTCGACGACGTGCTCTACTCGGGCCGGACCATCCGCGCCGCCTTCGACGCCCTCGCCGACCTCGGCCGGGCCCGCGCGGTGCGCCTGGCCGTGCTCGTCGACCGCGGCCATCGCGAGTTCCCGATCCGCGCGGACTTCGTCGGCAAGAACCTGCCGAGCTCGACCCGCGAGCGCATCAACGTCCGCCTCGCCGAGATCGACGGCGAGGACGCCGTCACCATCGAGGAGGCCGGGGCATGA
- a CDS encoding aspartate carbamoyltransferase catalytic subunit, whose product MKHLLGTRGLARDAAIDLLDIAEDMAAVQEREVKKLPTLRGKTVVNLFFEDSTRTRISFEAAAKRLSADVINFSAKGSSVSKGESLKDTAQTLQAMGADGVVIRHPASGAPQTLATSGWIDAGVVNAGDGTHEHPTQALLDAFTMRRRIHGAASRGRGLDGVGVLIVGDILHSRVARSNVWLLATLGAHVTLVAPPTLLPSATQDWPIRIGYDLDQALAGRPDVVMMLRVQAERMQGSFFPNTREYARGWGLDDRRFDELPATTIVMHPGPMNRGLEIASQAADAPQSTVREQVANGVSVRMAALYLLLSGEQGQR is encoded by the coding sequence ATGAAGCACCTCCTCGGCACCCGCGGCCTCGCCCGCGACGCCGCGATCGACCTCCTCGACATCGCCGAGGACATGGCCGCCGTGCAGGAGCGCGAGGTCAAGAAACTCCCCACGCTGCGCGGCAAGACCGTCGTGAACCTCTTCTTCGAGGACTCCACGCGCACCCGTATCTCCTTCGAGGCCGCCGCCAAGCGCCTCTCGGCCGACGTCATCAATTTCAGCGCGAAGGGCTCGAGCGTCTCGAAAGGGGAGAGCCTGAAGGACACGGCGCAGACCCTGCAGGCGATGGGCGCCGACGGGGTCGTCATCCGCCACCCCGCCTCCGGCGCGCCGCAGACCCTCGCCACGAGCGGCTGGATCGACGCGGGCGTCGTCAACGCCGGCGACGGCACCCACGAGCATCCCACCCAGGCCCTCCTCGACGCCTTCACGATGCGCCGCCGCATCCACGGAGCCGCCTCCCGCGGCCGCGGACTCGACGGCGTCGGCGTGCTCATCGTCGGCGACATCCTGCACTCCCGGGTCGCCCGCTCGAACGTCTGGCTGCTCGCGACGCTCGGGGCCCACGTGACGCTCGTCGCGCCGCCGACGCTGCTGCCGTCGGCCACCCAGGACTGGCCCATCCGGATCGGATACGATCTTGATCAGGCCCTCGCCGGCCGGCCCGACGTCGTCATGATGCTCCGCGTCCAAGCGGAGCGGATGCAGGGCTCGTTCTTCCCCAACACCAGGGAGTATGCGCGAGGCTGGGGCCTCGACGACCGGCGCTTCGACGAGCTGCCGGCGACTACGATAGTCATGCACCCGGGGCCGATGAATCGCGGCCTCGAGATCGCCTCGCAGGCCGCTGACGCGCCGCAGTCGACGGTGCGCGAGCAGGTTGCGAACGGAGTTTCAGTGAGAATGGCCGCCCTGTACCTGCTCCTCTCCGGAGAGCAGGGGCAACGATGA
- a CDS encoding dihydroorotase, with product MSGAILARGATLPSGERADVLIDGGIIARVGSGVDAAGATVIDADGLLALPGLVDLHTHLREPGYEQSETVLTGTRAAARGGYTAVFPMANTFPVADTAGVVEQVASLGRAAGYATVQPIGAVTVGLAGERLAELGAMASSRAGVRVFSDDGLCVADPLLMRRALEYVKAFGGVIAQHAQDPRLTEGAQMNEGALSGRLGLAGWPAVAEESIIARDVLLAEHVGSRLHVCHVSTAGSVEVIRWAKARGIDVTAEVTPHHLLLTEDRVEGYDARFKVNPPLRRSEDVHALREALADGTIDIVATDHAPHPAEAKESEWAAAANGMVGLESALSIVHETMVATGLLDWAGVARVMSQAPARIGGLAGQGEAIEAGAAPELLLYDPEPRSGFSIDRLSGRSRNTPYLGIDLPGRVVAVVHGGYATVLDGALRPAEEVAEAARHAWNTPEARHG from the coding sequence ATGAGCGGCGCGATCCTCGCCCGCGGCGCGACGCTGCCGAGCGGCGAACGCGCCGACGTCCTGATCGACGGCGGCATCATCGCACGGGTCGGTTCGGGGGTGGATGCCGCGGGCGCGACCGTCATCGACGCCGACGGCCTCCTCGCCCTGCCCGGTCTCGTCGACCTGCACACCCACCTCCGCGAGCCCGGCTACGAGCAGTCCGAGACGGTGCTCACCGGCACCCGGGCGGCTGCGCGCGGCGGCTACACGGCGGTGTTCCCGATGGCCAACACCTTCCCCGTCGCCGACACCGCCGGCGTCGTCGAGCAGGTCGCGAGCCTCGGCCGCGCGGCCGGCTACGCGACCGTGCAGCCCATCGGCGCCGTCACCGTCGGCCTGGCGGGCGAGCGTCTCGCCGAGCTCGGCGCGATGGCCTCCTCGCGCGCCGGCGTCCGCGTCTTCAGCGACGACGGCCTGTGCGTCGCCGACCCGCTGCTCATGCGTCGCGCCCTCGAATACGTCAAGGCCTTCGGCGGCGTCATCGCCCAGCACGCGCAGGACCCGCGGCTGACCGAGGGTGCGCAGATGAACGAGGGCGCCCTCTCCGGGCGGCTCGGTCTCGCAGGCTGGCCCGCGGTCGCCGAGGAGTCGATCATCGCCCGCGATGTGCTCCTCGCCGAGCACGTCGGCAGCCGCCTGCACGTCTGCCATGTCTCCACGGCCGGATCCGTCGAGGTCATCCGCTGGGCCAAGGCCCGCGGCATCGACGTGACCGCCGAGGTCACCCCGCACCACCTGCTGCTCACCGAAGACCGCGTCGAAGGCTACGACGCCAGGTTCAAGGTCAACCCGCCGCTGCGTCGCAGCGAAGACGTCCACGCGCTCCGCGAGGCCCTGGCCGACGGCACGATCGACATCGTCGCCACCGACCACGCGCCGCACCCGGCCGAGGCCAAGGAGAGCGAGTGGGCGGCGGCGGCCAACGGCATGGTCGGCCTCGAATCCGCGCTCTCGATCGTGCACGAGACGATGGTCGCCACCGGCCTCCTCGACTGGGCGGGCGTCGCCCGCGTCATGTCGCAGGCGCCGGCCCGCATCGGCGGCCTGGCCGGCCAGGGCGAGGCGATCGAGGCGGGCGCCGCGCCCGAACTCCTGCTCTACGACCCCGAACCCCGCAGCGGCTTCTCGATCGACCGGCTCTCCGGCCGCAGCCGCAACACCCCCTATCTCGGCATCGACCTGCCCGGCCGCGTCGTCGCCGTCGTCCACGGCGGCTACGCCACCGTGCTCGACGGGGCGCTCCGCCCGGCCGAGGAGGTCGCCGAAGCAGCACGGCACGCATGGAACACCCCGGAGGCCCGCCATGGATAA
- the carA gene encoding glutamine-hydrolyzing carbamoyl-phosphate synthase small subunit, with protein sequence MASTHDPAVLVLEDGTRYEGRAYGATGRTLGELVFATGMTGYQETLTDPSYAGQIVMMTAPHIGNTGMNDEDEESARIWVAGFVVRDPARIVSNFRSTRSLDDDLAAQAIVGISGIDTRAVTRRIRSAGAMRAGVFSGDDYRLTPGEQLELVRGGAEMTGQNLSGTVSTETGYTIPAVGEEIGRVAVLDLGVKASTLRYLAERGFEVRVLPQTATAGEILAMEADALFFSNGPGDPGASDRHVDLLRTTLRAGLPYFGICFGNQLLGRALGYGTYKLPFGHRGINQPVLDKATGRVEITAHNHGFAVDAPIGEISESAEGFGRVEVSHVDLNDDVVEGLNCLDIPAFSVQYHPESAAGPHDANYLFDRFAEMVRQHKRGGSRSEAYRDPAEDAASKESQA encoded by the coding sequence ATGGCTTCCACGCACGACCCGGCCGTGCTCGTCCTCGAAGACGGCACCCGCTACGAGGGCCGCGCCTACGGCGCGACCGGCCGCACCCTGGGCGAGCTCGTCTTCGCGACCGGCATGACCGGCTACCAGGAGACCCTGACCGATCCGTCGTACGCGGGGCAGATCGTCATGATGACGGCCCCGCATATCGGCAACACGGGCATGAACGACGAGGACGAGGAGTCGGCGCGCATCTGGGTCGCCGGCTTCGTCGTGCGCGACCCCGCGCGCATCGTGTCGAACTTCCGCTCGACGCGCAGCCTCGACGACGACCTCGCCGCGCAGGCGATCGTCGGCATCAGCGGCATCGACACCCGCGCCGTGACCCGCCGCATCCGCTCGGCCGGCGCCATGCGGGCCGGGGTCTTCTCCGGCGACGACTACCGCCTCACGCCCGGCGAGCAGCTCGAACTGGTCCGCGGCGGCGCCGAGATGACCGGGCAGAACCTGTCCGGCACCGTCTCGACCGAGACCGGCTACACGATCCCCGCGGTCGGCGAGGAGATCGGCCGCGTCGCCGTGCTCGACCTCGGCGTGAAGGCCTCCACCCTCCGCTACCTCGCCGAGCGCGGCTTCGAGGTGCGCGTGCTGCCGCAGACGGCAACGGCCGGCGAGATCCTCGCCATGGAGGCCGACGCCCTCTTCTTCTCGAACGGCCCCGGCGACCCCGGCGCCAGCGACCGGCACGTCGACCTGCTGCGCACGACGCTGCGCGCCGGGCTGCCCTACTTCGGCATCTGCTTCGGCAACCAGCTCCTCGGCCGCGCCCTCGGGTACGGCACCTACAAGCTGCCCTTCGGGCACCGCGGCATCAACCAGCCCGTGCTCGACAAGGCCACGGGCCGGGTCGAGATCACGGCCCACAACCACGGCTTCGCGGTGGATGCCCCGATCGGCGAGATCAGCGAGTCGGCCGAGGGCTTCGGCCGCGTCGAGGTCAGCCACGTCGACCTGAACGACGACGTGGTCGAAGGCCTGAACTGCCTCGACATCCCCGCGTTCAGCGTGCAGTACCACCCCGAGTCGGCGGCCGGCCCGCACGACGCGAACTACCTCTTCGACCGGTTCGCCGAGATGGTGCGTCAGCACAAGCGAGGCGGGTCGAGGAGCGAAGCGTATCGAGACCCAGCAGAAGACGCTGCGAGCAAGGAGTCCCAGGCCTGA